A stretch of Schistocerca cancellata isolate TAMUIC-IGC-003103 chromosome 3, iqSchCanc2.1, whole genome shotgun sequence DNA encodes these proteins:
- the LOC126174864 gene encoding V-type proton ATPase subunit S1-like: MIFNLYVVVLCISFVGTNSEYIPVLLWQPDEVSGKVAGSPPSLAKVSVEQFSDYFSKKIGERKHIVVFLEENLSMEDFGGLNLDDTFSSLKNITSSSHVNFLPSVQSPYKALKTLGLKMKAVNVKDFDYTFPKAEKSILVFKLGDARSEEDRPDFLKRHDNIIGEVYNSLVNKYDDVLAVYTAHHSSWIEPYLKPNVRRVRQLLETSSELETNGSFWNRNNTLVYTKRPPVFRHGTDEINITDVISITTSTIAGNVMLSVRIKSSVSMRLTFSKSSGYWSFDKIEVKNDTQNYTLLPSAPITAPLHFSYHCSSNVIFTSKDNEASVTFYGLQVEPYVSSNDTFNDAYDCVPFFSAPIWSGIFITVLLAIVMIWALTMIMDIKTMDQFDNPKGKTITINATD, encoded by the coding sequence ATGATTTTCAATTTGTATGTGGTTGTGCTGTGTATTTCCTTTGTTGGAACGAACTCCGAATACATACCTGTATTATTGTGGCAGCCTGATGAAGTTAGTGGTAAAGTTGCTGGATCTCCACCTTCTCTTGCAAAAGTTAGTGTTGAACAATTTTCGGACTATTTTTCAAAGAAGATTGGTGAGCGGAAACATATTGTGGTATTTCTGGAAGAGAACTTAAGTATGGAAGATTTTGGAGGTTTGAATTTGGATGACACTTTCAGTAGCTTGAAAAATATAACCAGTTCATCTCATGTTAATTTTCTGCCATCTGTCCAATCTCCTTATAAAGCCTTGAAAACTTTGGGACTGAAAATGAAAGCTGTGAATGTTAAGGACTTTGATTACACGTTTCCAAAAGCAGAAAAAAGTATCTTGGTGTTCAAACTGGGCGACGCTCGGTCAGAAGAAGATCGTCCAGACTTCTTAAAGCGTCATGATAATATAATTGGTGAAGTATATAACAGTTTGGTTAACAAATATGATGATGTACTTGCTGTATACACAGCCCATCATTCATCGTGGATAGAACCATATTTAAAACCCAATGTTCGCAGGGTTAGGCAGTTGTTAGAAACCAGCAGTGAACTCGAAACTAACGGTAGCTTCTGGAATAGGAATAATACCCTTGTGTACACCAAACGCCCACCTGTCTTTCGTCATGGAACCGACGAAATTAATATTACTGATGTGATATCGATAACCACTTCAACAATAGCAGGCAATGTCATGTTAAGTGTTAGAATAAAGAGTtctgtttccatgagacttacttTTAGTAAATCTAGCGGATACTGGTCCTTCGATAAAATTGAAGTGAAGAACGACACGCAAAATTATACCCTTTTGCCATCAGCTCCCATAACTGCACCACTCCATTTCTCGTACCACTGTTCTTCCAACGTTATTTTCACATCTAAAGACAACGAAGCAAGTGTAACATTTTATGGGCTCCAAGTGGAGCCCTATGTTTCTTCTAATGATACATTTAACGACGCATATGACTGCGTCCCCTTTTTTTCTGCTCCAATATGGTCTGGTATTTTCATTACTGTACTTCTGGCTATAGTCATGATATGGGCCCTAACAATGATAATGGATATCAAAACCATGGATCAGTTCGACAATCCAAAGGGGAAGACAATCACCATTAATGCCACTGATTAG